A part of Gemmatimonadales bacterium genomic DNA contains:
- a CDS encoding sigma-70 family RNA polymerase sigma factor, producing the protein MTPAAADEEDRALVARYLEGHGDAASGLVDRYQMRLFNVALRMLGNVQDAEDVTQTVFLNAFVNLRTYDPRYKFFSWIYRMTVNESLNALKRRKPTVTLDDELDIRAPGAAADGAAEVEDRVGRALMGLKPDDRAVVVLSHFVSFSYQEIADVLEIPVRTVKSRLFTARERLRLTLRERVR; encoded by the coding sequence GTGACACCTGCTGCGGCGGACGAAGAGGACCGCGCCCTGGTCGCGCGGTACCTGGAGGGTCACGGAGACGCGGCGAGCGGTCTCGTCGACCGCTACCAGATGCGCCTGTTCAACGTCGCGCTTCGGATGCTGGGCAACGTGCAGGACGCCGAGGACGTCACGCAGACGGTGTTTCTCAACGCGTTCGTGAACCTCCGGACCTACGACCCGAGGTACAAGTTCTTCAGTTGGATCTATCGCATGACCGTGAACGAGTCGTTGAACGCGCTCAAGCGCCGGAAGCCGACGGTAACGCTGGACGACGAGCTGGACATCCGGGCGCCGGGAGCCGCGGCCGATGGTGCGGCAGAGGTGGAGGACCGCGTCGGGAGGGCGTTGATGGGTCTGAAGCCTGACGATCGGGCGGTGGTCGTGCTCAGCCACTTCGTGTCCTTCTCCTACCAGGAGATCGCCGACGTGCTGGAGATTCCGGTCCGCACCGTCAAGTCGCGCCTCTTCACCGCGCGGGAACGGCTGCGGCTTACGCTTCGCGAACGGGTACGGTAG